The window AAGTTAATATTAACTCGATTGGTCGATTCGGGCCACCATCAAAACCGATTTCTCTCGCCGAATCCGGTTAACCTCAAGGCACCATTCGCCATTCATGCCTTGCAGGGAGAACAACCATGACGACGATGAGCGTTGCCGAATATGCCCGCGAATGCGCGGCTCAAGGGTTGCGCGGCGACTATTCGGTCTGCCGCGCCGACTTCACAGTGGCTCAACAGTACAATTATTCAGACGAGGAGCAGGCGGTGTGGCGCACGCTCTGCGACCGCCAGACGAAGCTGACGCAGAAGCTCGCGCACCGCTCCTATCTCGACGGCGTCGCGACGCTCGGCCTGCTCGACAGGATCCCGGATTTCGACGCGATCAGCGAGAAATTGCGCAAGCTGACCGGCTGGGAGATCGTCGCGGTGCCGGGCCTGATCCCGGCCGCGCCTTTCTTCGACCATCTCGCCAACCGCCGCTTCCCGGTCACCAACTGGCTGCGGACGAAAGAAGAGCTCGACTACATCGTCGAGCCGGACATGTTCCACGATTTCTTCGGCCATGTGCCGATCCTGACGCAGCCGGTGTTTGCCGATTTCATGCAGATGTATGGCGACAAGGCCGAGGACGTGATTGCGCTGGGCGGCGACGAGATGATCACCCGGCTCTACTGGTACAGCGCCGAATACGGCCTGATCCAGGAAGCAGGCCAGCCGCTGAAGGCGTTCGGCGCCGGGCTGATGTCGTCCTTCACCGAATTGCAATTCGCGGTCGAGAGCAAGGACGCGCATCACGTGCCGTTCGACCTCGAGACGGTGATGCGCACCGGCTACGAGATCGACAAGTTCCAGCGCGCCTATTTCGTGCTGCCGTCCTTCGACGTGCTGCGCGACGCCTTCGGCAGCGCCGATCTCGCCGGCATCGTCGCCCGGTTCAAGGATCAGCCGGCGCTCGATCCTGCGACGGTTTGAGACCCAAGCCGCGCGAAGGCGGCGGCACCGGCGCCGCCTATGACCCTAAGGTCACACCGTGATGACCTTGCCGGTCACACCGTGATGACCTTGCTCAGATGATCGCCGAGCCGGCAGGCAAGCGCGGTAATAGTCGTCGTTGGGTTGCATTGGCCCGAGGTGCAGAACACGGAGGAGCCGCCGACATAGAGGTTGTCCATGCCGTGCACTTTGCAATTGGCGTCGACGACGCTCCTGGCGACATCGGCGCCCATGCGGGTGCCGCCCATATGATGGTGGCCGGCCGTCTCCTCGGTGGTCGGGTAGTCGCCGCCGTTCAAGATCCAGTCGTCGATGCGCACGCGGCCGAGATTCTTTGCGGCGAGCGTGGCGCCGAACAGCCTCAGGCCCTCGAGCAAGGTGCGGCGCTCCAGCGGCGACTTCTTCCAATGCAGTTCGATGCGCGGCACGCCGGCGTGGTCGACATCGGTCTTCGACAGCTCGATTTGGTTGGAAGCGAGCGGCGCCTGTTCCCAGGCGACGTAGAGCTGGGCGGCGCAGCGCAGGTTCTGGCTGAGCTGGGACGACATCCATTCCGCCATGTTGGGCGCGGTGCAGGCGAGATCGGCGATCAGTCGCTTGACATTGGGGTAGGGCGTTTCGATCAGCCTGATGCCGAAATTCAGGATCCGCAGCCGCTCCATCGCGGCCGGCGTCGGCGAGAAGAAAGCCTCGTTCGAGGCATCGACCTCGAACTCGTTGTAGTTGCCAAGAATGGCGTTGCCGCCCTCGAAGGTCGGATGCTCCATCCAGTAGCGGCCAAGGGCCGCGGCATTCGGCACCACGCCGCCATTCGAGCGCTGGTTCGACCATAAAAGCAGCCTGGAATTCTCCAGCCCGCCGGTGCAGGTGATGAAATAATCGGCCGCGAAGGTGCCGGCGTCCTGGCCGTTCGACCACAGCCTGGCGCCGGTGACGCGCTTGCCATCGCCGGCGAGCTCGGTTGCATAGGTGTTGAGCACGACGGCGATGTCCTTGCTCTTGTCGAGCTCGTCGGCGTATTTCTCGGCGAAGCGCACGGCCGGACTCTTGATCAGCTGCACCCAGCGGATGTCGTCCGAGATCGGCACATCCGGGCGGAAATCGGGAAGTTCGAGGATGTCGTGGACTTCCCCCAGATAGGGTTCGATGTCGGCGCGGCTGATCGGCCAGCCGGTGTCCGGCGTCCAGGCCTTGGGCTCGAAATCCTGTTTGTCGAGCACGCGGCACCAGCCGGCCCAGTGATTGGACGAGCCGCCCATGAAGCGCAGCCGCGTGATGTCGAGGTCGAAATAATAGTCGCCGACCGTGGCGCCCCGATAGAAATCCTGCGAATCGTCGCTGAATTCGCGCGAACCGGCCTCCAGCACGACCACTGGAATGCCGGCGGCGCCCAGCTTTCGGGCGATGGTGGTGCCGGCAGGACCGGAGCCGAGGATGCAGGCCTTGGGTTTGAAGCCTGCCTGCCTGTAGGCTTCGTAGCTGTCGAAGATCATTCGAGGTCGCTCCGCCTCAGGATCCAGCCATTGACCTCAATGATTTCGTTGGGGGCGATTTCATCCGGGTCGGCGATGGCGGGCTGGTTGCGGAACAGCGACAGCGCGGGCAGCGCGATCAGCGCCCGCACGATCACGCGGCGCGACATTTTCTTGACGAGATAGTTCATGACACGTCTTTCGATGGGCTTCGATCCACGCATGCAGTTTCCTCGAACGGCACACATGCCGCCGGACAAGCCAATTCCGTGCCAAGCCTAGATGAAAACCGTGTTGCAACCGGGCGAACGTCCCGGTTGATTTTGAACAAGGTTAGAACTTCGTTAACAGCCGCCTTCGGCTCTACGCGGTTCAGGCGGCTTCCGAAATGTCGCGATCGAGGATCGAGAGATTGCGGCCGCGATGCTTGGCTTCGTAGAGCCGGCGATCGGCGGCGCGCATCAGTTCCGACACGGTGGCGCTCTCGGCGCAGGTGATGCCGCCGATGCTGACGGTCAGCGGCACGATGCGCTCGTCGACGGGGCGGAAGCGGATCAGTTCGACCTCGCGGCGGATGCGCTCGGCGACCCGTCTCGCCTCCTGCTCGGTGGCGCCGACCAGGAAGGCGGCGAATTCCTCGCCGCCGATGCGGCCGAGCACATCGCCGCTGCGCACACCGCGCTCGATGGCGCCGGCGATCAAAAGCAGCGCGTCGTCGCCGGTCAGGTGGCCGAAATTGTCGTTGACGGTCTTGAAGTGATCGGCATCGATGATGAGCAGCGCGCCACGGTCGGTCTTGCGCCGGGATCCATCGAGCGCGGCAAAGAAGGTTTCGCGGTTGAGCATGCCGGTCATGTCGTCGCGGCTCGCCTTCTCGGAAAGGCGCCTGTGGGCGGCGGCAAGCTGGGCGTGGGCACGGGCAAGCTCGCGATGCGCGTTCTTCAGGCGGTCGCTCTGCCAGAAGGTACGGGCGCTGGCGATCCAGGCAAGCATCAGCGGGCAAAGGGTGGACGCCAGCCAGACGGTGCGGCTGATCGGAAAACCCATTGCCGGAACCACAATCAGTGTCAACAAAAGCGATATTGCGACCGAAGCGAACGCCACGGCTGCCGACTTCAAAAATATGCGACTCATCGCTGACTCCCAACGGACTGCTTGTGTGCCAGCAAGCGTTGAAGGCGACCTTTCCGAGACGGTTAAAATTTGAAACGAGCCGCCATTTTCAACACGCACGACGCGCAGAAGTTGTGGATAAGTTCGGCGCCGGCATGCCATAAGGAAGCCATGACAACGACGCCCGATCCCGCCCGTTTTGCCCATGTCACGGACTGGGTGTTCGATCTCGACAACACGCTCTATCCGCACCATTCGAATCTGTTCGCGCAGATCGACGTGAAGATGACCGCCTATGTCAGCGAGCTGTTGACCTTGCCGCGCGAGGAAGCGCGCAAGCTGCAGAAAGAGCTCTACCAGGAATACGGCACGACGCTGAACGGACTGATGACGCGCCACCACATCGACCCCGACGACTTCCTCGAAAAGGTGCACGACATCGACTATTCCTGGCTGGTGCCAGACCCGGTGCTGGGGGCCGCGATCCGCCAGCTTCCCGGCCGCAAGTTCATCTTCACCAATGGCGACCGCAGGCATGCCGAGCGCACCGCGCGGCAGCTCGGCATACTGGATCATTTCGACGACATCTTCGACATCGTCGCGGCGGGGCTGAACCCAAAACCGGCGCGCCAGACCTATGAGCGGTTTGCCGAATTGCATTCCGTCACCGGCCACAATGCGGTGATGTTCGAGGATCTGGCGCGCAATCTGTCGGTGCCGAAATCGCTCGGCATGACCACCGTGCTGGTGGTGCCGCGCAATTTCGAGCCGACTTTTTCGGAGATATGGGAGCGCGATCCGGCGAACGAGGACGACGTGGATTCCGTCACCGACGACCTCGCCGGCTTCCTGACGGCGATCGTCGAGGTCGCCGCGTGAGCCAACTCTAGATTGCCGGCGCCGCACGAGGCGCGGCGGGGTCCTTGGGAAGCGGCCGTCCACGGGCGCCTTCTATTCGAAATCCGGGATCGTGCCGGGCGGCAGGCCGAGCTGGCCATTCAGGTTCTTCAGAATTCGACACCATTGAGGCGTGTCTTGGCCATTGCCGTTGCCGTCGGACCAAAATCCGTTGCCGAAGCCGCTGCCGCAATTCGCGTTGCCGTTGAAGCTGCCGGTATTGCCGTTGCCGTTGAAGCTGCCGGCGTTGCCGTTACCGTTGAAGTTGCCCGAATTCCCGTTGCCGTTGAAGCTGCCGCGATTGCCATTGCCGTTGAAATTGCCGGAGTTCCGGTTGCCGTTTGAGGCGTTGGTGTTGCCCGGGCCAACGGCTGTCGCGGCATCGTTGCGGCCGATCGGAAGCTCGGCGATCCTGACCAGGGTCGAGGCGTCGGCAACCACAATTGCCGCGAGCAGCATACAAACCGCGAGGCCGTTTCCATCAAACAGCCTGGCTGTAGCCTGACGGCTGCCACGCCGGACGGATGCGTATGGTCGCAAGACGCCCATCAGTGATTTCCCCGCCCGTTGAAATTGCCGTTAAAGCCGCCGACGTTGCCGTTGCCGTTGTAGGAGCCGCCGTTGAAGTTGCCGTTGAAGGCTCCGACATTGGTGTTGCCGTCATACTCGCCGGTGTTGCCGTTGCCGTTGAAGGCGCCGATATTGTGGTTGCCGCTTGTCGAGGACGTGTTGTCGTTGCCGTTGAAGGCGCCGACATTGCCGGTGCCGCTGTTGAAGGCGCCGATGTTGCCGGTGCCGGTGTTCTTGTAGCCGGTATTGCCGTCCAGGCCGCCCAGCGGGTCCATGTTCCTGACATTCGAGCCGATGTACTGGCCGTACTGGCCGGCGGTTTGAGCGATCCGGGACGTGCTGAAGGCCTGGCTACCTGTTGCGCCGTTGTCAGCGGCCTTCGCAGCGGTCGCAGTCAAGAGCGCCAGGCATAGTGCCGATACGACGCGCGATTTCATGGGCGATTCCTTCCATGGCTTCGATAAAAAAAGGGCTTCGATTGAAAAGGACTGGGACCGCCGGCGACATGTCGCGATAGCCTGGCGCGGGGGACGGGCGCGTGGCTCGGCGATCCCAGAGGCTTCAGCATCTTTCGATGCTACTGGTTGGCGTTACCGTTGCCGTTGCCGTTGCCGGCGCCCCAGTTGCCGTTGCCGTTGGCATTGCCGTTGCCGAGGCCAAAGTTGCCGTTGCCGTTCACGTTGCCGTTGCCGAAGCCGAAATTGCCGTTGCCGTTGCCATTGCCGTTGGCGACGCCGGCATTGAGGTTGCCGTTGAAATTGCCATTGAAGGCGCCGGCGTTCGCATTGCCGTTGCCGTTGCCGTTGCCGATGCCGAAATTGCCGTTGCCGTTGAAGTTGCCGTTGAAGGCGCCGGTATTGGCGTTGCCGTTGCCATTGCCGTTCCCGACGCCAACATTGCCATTGCCGTTGCCGTTGCCGCTGCCGACCGAAAATGCGGATGCCGAACCAGTCAGGGCTGCCAGGACAGCCGCAGCGAGGATGATCTTTCTCATGACGTTCTCCTTGGTTGCTGTTGCAAATCCCGGCTCAACAGGAGGCCGGGACGACAGGACGAAGGATGCACGCAGAAGAGACGGTGTGACATTCGGGCCGATCGGCATGTTCTGTCGGTTTTTTTGCTGATGGCCTTGTCGGGGAAATTCTGCACGATCGGGAAAAATCCGACAGGCATCGGCGTATCTGCTTGGTGTAGATTGTCCCAAGAGATAGGCTTCGTGGCTTTCTCTCGCGCCTGTAGACGGCTCGCGCCGCGTCGCCGGCAAAGAGAAGAACGGATCGATGCAGGCAGGTATCCCTGGTAAAAACAACCTGGACACCAGGCGTCAGAAATTGGCGCGGCGATTGATTGCCGTGCAGGAAGAGCAGCGCCTGCGCCTGTCGCGGGAACTGCACGACGATCTGGGCCAGATGCTGGCCAGCCTCACGCTGGAATTGCACAACGCCCGCTCAATATACGGGGAACTCGATGGCCGCCTCGCGCGCGCCGCCGTGCTGGTCGACCAATTGAGCACCAAGGTGCACGATGCCGCCTGGAACCTGCGGCCGGCCGATCTCGACCGTCTTGGGCTACGCGCCTCGGTCGAGGACCTGGCGACCATGCTGTGCGCCCAGCTCGGCATTCCCTGCGACGTGGACCTCGAAGCCCTTTCGAGCCCGCTGCCCGGTGAAATTGGCCTGACGCTTTATCGCATCGCGCAGGAGGCGCTCACCAACATCGGCAAGCATGCACGGCCAAGCCGCGTCAGCGTGACGGCGCATATCCATGATCATCGCATGCGCCTTGCCATTGAGGATGACGGCCACGGCTTCGACAATCATGTCGAGCCCGGCCCCGGCCATTTGGGACTTGCAGGCATGAAGGAGCGGCTGGCACTGGTCGGCGGCGAGCTGACGGTCGAAACCGCCAAAGGCAAGGGAACCGCTGTCTATGCGGACGTGCCTTTGACCGGCTGAGCCGGCCTCTCCAAAGACAACACGCCCGGAAGCGGCGGCTTCGGCCCGACCTACGCCTGCGTGAAGCGCTCCACATCCGAGATATTAGTTGGGGCTTACTATCCAGCCGCGTGGGTCAGGCGGGGGATGGCTTACCCGTTGCTGCTGCCTTGCGCTTTGCGAGGAAAAGACGGGCGTCCCGCGCCAGGCGGGGCAGTTGCCTAGACCATCAAGGACAATGGGGACCCTCCATGCGAGGGCCTTTCACGGACTGATGGAGGTCAAGAGATGTGCTGTAGACGGATATTTGTGGTTGACGACCACCCGATCGTCCTGTCCGGGGTCGGCGCGATGATCGACGGCCAGGAAGACCTGACGCTCGTCGGACTGGCGGCGAACGCCGCAGAGGCGCTTGAAGGCATCGGCAAGACCCTCCCCGACGTTGCGGTGGTCGACATCTCGCTGCCCGGCATCAATGGGGTCACGCTCATCGAGCGGCTTGTCGAACGGTTTCCCGAGCTCGGCTGCATTGCGCTGACGGCGCATGAGGACCCAGGCTGCCTGCGCCAGGTGCTGGCCGCAGGCGGGCGCGGTTTCGTGGTCAAACGATCGACCGCGACGGACCTGCTGCAAGCCATCCGATGCGTGCTGGCCGGCGCCAATTACGTCGACCCGGCACTGGCGGCGCGCATCTTGAGCCCCCGCAACGGCACGCAAGGCGATGCCGGCAATCTCAGCGAAAGGGAGCGGTCGGTCATCCAGCTGGTGGCGCTTGGCTACAGCAACAAGGAGATATCCTCGCGGCTCAACCTCAGCATCAAGACCATCGAAACCTACAGGACCAGGGCTACCGACAAGCTCGAACTCCACTCGCGGGCGGCCATTGTGCGTTTCGCACAGTCAAATGGTTGGCTGCTCGAGCTGCAATAATACGCCGGCGCGCGCCGCGCTTTCCTCAGAGATTGTAGAAGCGGCGCACGATCTCCCAGGCCTCGTCGGCGGTGTCGACGAAGTCGATGATGTCCTGGTCGCCGGGCGAGATGGTGCCTTGCTCGGCAAGGAAATCGAGGTCGATCGCCCGCTGCCAGAATGCCTTGCCGAACAGGATCACCGGCACGCGCTCCATGCGGCCGGTCTGGATCAGGGTCAGCGTCTCGAAGAATTCGTCCATCGTGCCGAAGCCACCGGGGAACACCGCGACCGCCTTGGCGCGCATGACGAAATGCATCTTGCGGATGGCGAAATAGTGGAAGTTGAAGCAGAGCTCGGGCGTGACATAAGCGTTGGGCGCCTGCTCGTGCGGCAGGACGATGTTGAGGCCGATAGACGGCGCTCCGACGTCGTCGGCGCCGCGATTGCCCGCCTCCATGACGCCCGGACCGCCGCCGGTGACGACGACGAATTCGCGGTAGTAGGAATTAGCCGACTGCTGCGAGCAGAGCCGGGCGAACCTGCGCGCCTCCTCGTAATATTTGCTGTTTTTCTCGAGGTTCTTCTTCTGCGTCTCGTTCTTCGCCGCCCAGGCCTCGCCGCCGGGCTCCGGCAGCCTTGCGCCGCCGAACAGGATGACGGTCGAGCGGATGCCGCGCTCGGCAAGGATCATCTCCGGCTTCAGCAATTCAAGCTGCAGGCGCACCGCGCGCAATTCGCGCCGGGTCATGAAATCGGGATCGTTCCAGGCCAGCCGGTAGGTGTCGGCGCGGGTCTGTGGCGTGTCCGGCACACTTTTCGACCGCTGCAGATCCTCGTCCGAATGCGGCAGCGGCGTCCACCCCGCCTTTTCCATGGGAGTCATCGTATCCACCCGTCCAATTCCCTTACTTGCGCCGCCCCGTGACGCAGGCGCGATTGACCCTCATTGAGCCTTAACATAGGGTCCGCGCGACTTTTAAACAGGTTAAGGCGCAGCCCCTTAACAGCTTGGTAATGGAGCGAAATCATGTCGAAGCCCGATCTGGCGAGCCTCGAAAGGACTATTGAGAAGGCCTTCGAGGAGCGCGACGCGATTTCGACCGCGACGCGCGGCGAGACGCGCGACGCCATCCAGTCGGCGCTCGACCTGCTCGACCGCGGCGTGGCGCGCGTCGCCGAGCGGCGGGACGACGGCAAGTGGCATGTCAATCAATGGCTTAAGAAGGCAGTGCTGCTCTCCTTCCGGCTGAACCCGATGGAGATCATCAAGGGCGGCCCGGGCCAGGCCGTGTGGTGGGACAAGGTGCCGTCGAAGTTCGACGGCTGGAGCGCCGTCGATTTCGAGAAGGCCGGCTTCCGCGCCGTGCCGTCGTCGGTCGTGCGCCGCTCGGCCTATGTGGCGCCGGGCGCGGTGCTGATGCCGTCCTTCGTCAATGTCGGCGCCTATGTCGATAGCGGCACCATGGTCGACACCTGGGCCTCGGTCGGCTCCTGCGCCCAGATCGGCAAGAACGTGCACCTGTCGGGCGGCGTCGGCATCGGCGGCGTGCTGGAGCCGATGCAGGCCGGCCCGACCATCATCGAGGACAATTGCTTCGTCGGCGCGCGCTCGGAGGTGGTCGAAGGCTGTATCGTGCGCGAAGGCTCGGTGCTCGGCATGGGCGTGTTCATCGGCCAGTCGACCAAGATCGTCGATCGCGCCACCGGCGAGGTTTTCTACGGCGAGGTGCCGCCCAATTCCGTCGTCGTCGCCGGCTCGCTGCCGGGCAAGCCGCTGCCCAATGGCGAATCCGGCCCCAGCCTCTATTGCGCCGTCATCGTCAAGCGCGTCGACGCCAGGACCCGCTCGAAGACGTCGATCAACGAATTGCTGCGCGATTGATCTTTGTTGAAACCGAATCCTATGGCCGACAAGCCGCAGTATTTTTGGCTGTTTTTCAGCCTTTCCGGACGGCTCAGTCCAAGCGCCTATGCGTGGGCGGGCCTTCTGCCATTCCTTGTCCAGCTCTTTCTGCTCTACCAGTTCGCGCGGACCGAACCCGGCACCGCGGCAAGCGAGAATTGGGCGCTGGCCTCGTGGATTGCCATTTTAGTCACGACATGGTCGACCTTCGCCCTGACGGCGAAGCGTTTCCATGATTTCGGCAAGCCCACCTACTACGCGCTGATCTCGCTCATCATCGGTGCCATTCTGCTGATCATCCTGGCCTTTTTCAAAAGCGATCCAGGACCCAACCGCTACGGCAGGCGCACCAACGCGCCGGCCGACTCGTGAGGGAAGATCACGCTGATCGAGGACCGGCGCTGACGGCTTCGGCTGAAAGTCCAGGCGGACCGTGCTTGTCCGCTTCCGCCTGGTGCACGAGCGCCGTGATGCGCTCGATGGTCGGCATTGGTGTGCCCGTTTGCCTTGCCAGGCGCAGCACCGCGCCCTGCAGGTCTTCGATCTCGGTCGTTCGGCCGCGCTTCAAATCGTCCCACATCGAGGAGCGCGCCTGCGGGTCGATCGCCAGCATGCGCCGCGCCAGCAACCCGAACAGCCAGTCGGGAAGCCGCAATACATTCGGCAGCATCCACGGCGGCGGGCCGGCTATGCGCGCCGGCTCGATGCCGGCTCTCTTCATCGCCGCGAGCGCCTCATCGATCTGGCCGGCGAGGAGCACGCGCCAATGGCGGTCGGCCAGCTCGGCCGCCAGCGGCAGGTCGGAGAGCGCCACAAGCGCGTTGTTGAGGTTCATCAGCAGCTTGCTCCATTGCACCGCCTTCATGTCTCCACGTGCTTCGACGGCAAGCCCGCTCACATTGAGCAGATCGACGAGACCATCGACGCCATCATCGATCATCACCCCTCCGTGGCTGGCGCGGTGCACGCGGAAGGGCACGTCGCCGTCCGCCGACTGGACGACATTGAACGCCACCATGCCGGCAAGCACTCGCAACGCGGGAAGCCTGGTGCCCAGCTTGTCGGCATTGTCGACGCCGTTCTGCAGGCTGACCACGATCGCGTCCTGACGCCCGTGGTTGGCGATCTCAGCCGCCATCTCTTCGGTCGCACCGCTCTTGACCGTCACCAGGATGATGTCGGCGTCATGCAGCGCGGTGGCAGGATTGTCGGTGACCGCAAGCGCTTCCGGCTCGATGCGGCGGTCGCGGCCGTCGAGATCGCTCACTTGCAGCCCGTCGTTGCGCAAGGCCTCGACGATGCGGCCGCGGGCGAGGAAAACCACCTTGCGGCCGGCGAGCGCCAGACAGCCGCCGACGTAGCAGCCGATGCTGCCGGCGCCGGCAATCGCAATGGTTTTTTCTTTATCGGCCATGCAATCATCCTGTCCTGGCCAACTATAAGGCATGAAAATCATATTGTCGGCGACATGATCGGCGATCACGTCGCACCGTGACAGGCCAGCTGCTTTCGATTATCGCTTTGCCCATGACATTGCCGACCGACCCCGCCCGGAACCTTGCCGCCCTGATCCGCTGCCCTTCCGTGACGCCCGCCGAGGGTGGCGCGCTGCAGGCGCTGCAAAGGATGCTGGAGCCGCTCGGCTTCTCGGTCGAACGGCCGGTCTTTGCCGAGGACGGCACGCCGGACATCGAAAATCTCTACGCGCGGCGCTCCGGCAACGGCCCGCATCTGATGTTTGCCGGCCATACCGACGTCGTGCCGGTCGGAGACGAGGCGGCCTGGACGCATCCGCCCTTTGGCGCCGTGATCGCCAATGGCGAGATGTATGGCCGCGGCGCCGTCGACATGAAGGGCGGCATTGCCTGCTTCATCGCCGCGGTGGCGCGCCATGTCGAGAAGAATGGCGGGCCGAAAGGCTCGGTGTCGCTGCTGATCACCGGCGATGAAGAGGGACCGG is drawn from Mesorhizobium sp. B1-1-8 and contains these coding sequences:
- a CDS encoding GGDEF domain-containing protein — its product is MSRIFLKSAAVAFASVAISLLLTLIVVPAMGFPISRTVWLASTLCPLMLAWIASARTFWQSDRLKNAHRELARAHAQLAAAHRRLSEKASRDDMTGMLNRETFFAALDGSRRKTDRGALLIIDADHFKTVNDNFGHLTGDDALLLIAGAIERGVRSGDVLGRIGGEEFAAFLVGATEQEARRVAERIRREVELIRFRPVDERIVPLTVSIGGITCAESATVSELMRAADRRLYEAKHRGRNLSILDRDISEAA
- a CDS encoding DUF805 domain-containing protein, whose translation is MADKPQYFWLFFSLSGRLSPSAYAWAGLLPFLVQLFLLYQFARTEPGTAASENWALASWIAILVTTWSTFALTAKRFHDFGKPTYYALISLIIGAILLIILAFFKSDPGPNRYGRRTNAPADS
- the dapD gene encoding 2,3,4,5-tetrahydropyridine-2,6-dicarboxylate N-succinyltransferase; the encoded protein is MSKPDLASLERTIEKAFEERDAISTATRGETRDAIQSALDLLDRGVARVAERRDDGKWHVNQWLKKAVLLSFRLNPMEIIKGGPGQAVWWDKVPSKFDGWSAVDFEKAGFRAVPSSVVRRSAYVAPGAVLMPSFVNVGAYVDSGTMVDTWASVGSCAQIGKNVHLSGGVGIGGVLEPMQAGPTIIEDNCFVGARSEVVEGCIVREGSVLGMGVFIGQSTKIVDRATGEVFYGEVPPNSVVVAGSLPGKPLPNGESGPSLYCAVIVKRVDARTRSKTSINELLRD
- a CDS encoding GMC oxidoreductase, with amino-acid sequence MIFDSYEAYRQAGFKPKACILGSGPAGTTIARKLGAAGIPVVVLEAGSREFSDDSQDFYRGATVGDYYFDLDITRLRFMGGSSNHWAGWCRVLDKQDFEPKAWTPDTGWPISRADIEPYLGEVHDILELPDFRPDVPISDDIRWVQLIKSPAVRFAEKYADELDKSKDIAVVLNTYATELAGDGKRVTGARLWSNGQDAGTFAADYFITCTGGLENSRLLLWSNQRSNGGVVPNAAALGRYWMEHPTFEGGNAILGNYNEFEVDASNEAFFSPTPAAMERLRILNFGIRLIETPYPNVKRLIADLACTAPNMAEWMSSQLSQNLRCAAQLYVAWEQAPLASNQIELSKTDVDHAGVPRIELHWKKSPLERRTLLEGLRLFGATLAAKNLGRVRIDDWILNGGDYPTTEETAGHHHMGGTRMGADVARSVVDANCKVHGMDNLYVGGSSVFCTSGQCNPTTTITALACRLGDHLSKVITV
- a CDS encoding sensor histidine kinase: MARRLIAVQEEQRLRLSRELHDDLGQMLASLTLELHNARSIYGELDGRLARAAVLVDQLSTKVHDAAWNLRPADLDRLGLRASVEDLATMLCAQLGIPCDVDLEALSSPLPGEIGLTLYRIAQEALTNIGKHARPSRVSVTAHIHDHRMRLAIEDDGHGFDNHVEPGPGHLGLAGMKERLALVGGELTVETAKGKGTAVYADVPLTG
- a CDS encoding pyrimidine 5'-nucleotidase, translating into MTTTPDPARFAHVTDWVFDLDNTLYPHHSNLFAQIDVKMTAYVSELLTLPREEARKLQKELYQEYGTTLNGLMTRHHIDPDDFLEKVHDIDYSWLVPDPVLGAAIRQLPGRKFIFTNGDRRHAERTARQLGILDHFDDIFDIVAAGLNPKPARQTYERFAELHSVTGHNAVMFEDLARNLSVPKSLGMTTVLVVPRNFEPTFSEIWERDPANEDDVDSVTDDLAGFLTAIVEVAA
- a CDS encoding 2-dehydropantoate 2-reductase, whose product is MADKEKTIAIAGAGSIGCYVGGCLALAGRKVVFLARGRIVEALRNDGLQVSDLDGRDRRIEPEALAVTDNPATALHDADIILVTVKSGATEEMAAEIANHGRQDAIVVSLQNGVDNADKLGTRLPALRVLAGMVAFNVVQSADGDVPFRVHRASHGGVMIDDGVDGLVDLLNVSGLAVEARGDMKAVQWSKLLMNLNNALVALSDLPLAAELADRHWRVLLAGQIDEALAAMKRAGIEPARIAGPPPWMLPNVLRLPDWLFGLLARRMLAIDPQARSSMWDDLKRGRTTEIEDLQGAVLRLARQTGTPMPTIERITALVHQAEADKHGPPGLSAEAVSAGPRSA
- a CDS encoding response regulator, producing MVDDHPIVLSGVGAMIDGQEDLTLVGLAANAAEALEGIGKTLPDVAVVDISLPGINGVTLIERLVERFPELGCIALTAHEDPGCLRQVLAAGGRGFVVKRSTATDLLQAIRCVLAGANYVDPALAARILSPRNGTQGDAGNLSERERSVIQLVALGYSNKEISSRLNLSIKTIETYRTRATDKLELHSRAAIVRFAQSNGWLLELQ
- a CDS encoding LOG family protein; protein product: MTPMEKAGWTPLPHSDEDLQRSKSVPDTPQTRADTYRLAWNDPDFMTRRELRAVRLQLELLKPEMILAERGIRSTVILFGGARLPEPGGEAWAAKNETQKKNLEKNSKYYEEARRFARLCSQQSANSYYREFVVVTGGGPGVMEAGNRGADDVGAPSIGLNIVLPHEQAPNAYVTPELCFNFHYFAIRKMHFVMRAKAVAVFPGGFGTMDEFFETLTLIQTGRMERVPVILFGKAFWQRAIDLDFLAEQGTISPGDQDIIDFVDTADEAWEIVRRFYNL
- the phhA gene encoding phenylalanine 4-monooxygenase, giving the protein MTTMSVAEYARECAAQGLRGDYSVCRADFTVAQQYNYSDEEQAVWRTLCDRQTKLTQKLAHRSYLDGVATLGLLDRIPDFDAISEKLRKLTGWEIVAVPGLIPAAPFFDHLANRRFPVTNWLRTKEELDYIVEPDMFHDFFGHVPILTQPVFADFMQMYGDKAEDVIALGGDEMITRLYWYSAEYGLIQEAGQPLKAFGAGLMSSFTELQFAVESKDAHHVPFDLETVMRTGYEIDKFQRAYFVLPSFDVLRDAFGSADLAGIVARFKDQPALDPATV